From the Naumovozyma dairenensis CBS 421 chromosome 10, complete genome genome, the window GCTGTGGCTCTAATTTCACCAGACGTATCTAAGAAGTTAACGTTGAATAGACTGCCGTCGCCTCTCTGATTGTGccattttttaatttcaccTTTGTATGAAACTCTTGCCTTTATTGTCCAAATGTTTTGGTAAGGGGATAATTGTTCAATGGCAAAAATAGGCTTTGATTTTTGAGAGTGAGAGCTCGGGAAATTTGattgttttctttgttgttgttgttgttgttgttgttgtgatGGGTTCTGTTCAGTGGCATTGTTTGCGCTAGTTGCATCAGTGGttgtattttcaatatttgaagatggTACGATCAAACGTTCATTTGGATGTTCATTAAAATAAGCGTCTAAGAATTTACTTGCTCTGTTAACCAACTCAACGCCAGTTTCAACTAATTCGAAATCATCTATAGCCAATGcatatttgtttctttgtgGGAAATAGTTAGCTTCACCAGCGGTAACGCGAATGATATCGCCTCTTTGTAACTGGAATTTCGTGGCAGCTGAACCTCTTAACAAGGACTTCATGTGATAAACACCATCGGTGATCATAATTAAAGGCTTTTTCTTGGCACCAGAAGCATCTGCCTTTCTGACATTGAAGACCTGGTAAACACCACCGGATGAGTTATCGTATCTTTCTTGATCGGTAAATAACTTGTAAAGGTCACCTTTACTTAATTCGAAGTTGGACATTTCAGTGTGTTATGGTATAATAGTGCGTGTAGAGTCTTCTATGGGAATATCTCTATACCTGGTTCATGTCTTGCTTTGAGAATTAAGCTGAATAAAGTAGCAAAAGGAACAAGAAGTTGATTTACATCTAAATCTGATATGTTGAAAAGTTTACTTTATTGTCCAAACCATACGCGTAAGTAAAACATTATTAGTTTACGCGTTCGTCTCCGCTTCCGTCTCCGccaaaatggaaaaaactgaaaaatttggaaagttTCATTTGATTCTGACAAGAACTGACATAAATTTCACGATGCCCTGTATGACGGTGTAAGTGATTTCCATTGAAATGTCATAAGctaaaataaaaaggaaCTAGACACGTATTTGCTTTTACAAGATAATTATTATGGAAACGACTGTCGTTGAAGGTGAACGAAAAGATTTTGAACCTGTTAccattaatattttaataaataaagatgaacAATCCACAATATCAGCATTAGTTTTCGATTTAGAAGACATTAAGAAACTAAGACAAATAGGAATATGTGGTATTCTTACAGGTACTTTGCCCTCTGCATCGCAACAGAACACTTTCCTTTCTATACCCTTGAGGTTGATGGTAGAAGAAGTTCTCTGGCTTCATTTTAATGGATACTGTCATTTAAGACCGCTTAATGGACCAATCTCACAAAATGTTGTCGATACCATAAAGACTCGAGCTGAAGATTTGTACACGACATCCATAGCAAGGATCGAATTTCTATACGAATTACAACGACAGTATAAAAGAGAGgaacatttgaaaaaattagaaaaattaggTTTACTCAATAAAAATGTCAAGGAAGGACAAgaagataatttgaattcaaaactCTTggaatcatcattatttgtaCAAACGTCAAACGCTTCCTCTATCCTACAAGATTTTTCCATGCAATTAGATGATAAGTTCATAATAAATTGGCttatttccaattcaaGTAGTTGGAACAATTACCTgcttttcaaatctttgaaagatcaaaaatatatattggCGCCCGGTTCAAGGTTCGGAGGGAAATTCATTGCATATCCTGGGGATCCACTTAGATATCATTCGCATTTGACTGTGCAAAATGCAAtagattattataatgaacCAATTGATATGTTATCCTTAATACGTGGTTCAAGATTGGGGACAACAGTCAAGAAACTATGGGTAGTAGGAGGCGTGAAGGGAGATATTGAGGAAGAACCTTCCACTGAAGTGGATTCGACtagtaaagaaaaaaatgggcgtgtttcctttttttccatTGAATGGGCAGCTTTTGGTTAAATAAAGCCTTTGCTGAATGACAGCTCTCGAGCTATGCAGAAATAAAggaattaaagaaataggTGGAGCTGGGAAAGCGAAAGAATCGTATACAGGTTATATATTACTTGTATAGACATGCGAAGCTGAGtgctttgaaagaaatcaCTCCCTAACTATTTTATGCACAAACATAGCCCGATTTTCGTGGTGTAAGGTACATACGCACGTACATATGATGTGCTTTTCCTTACATCATACCTCGTACGTATGCCTATTACAAAACTGTTTCAATCATAGGGctggaagaaaaattaaaagatcaTACTTGAATCAATCAAGAACATacattaaatcattaaaaatACCTAATACACATTAggaattaaaaaaatatatcttgtCTATATAACGAATAGGATATAGGATTGTCAAAGAGCCATTTTTTTGTAGTCATTTTCTTAAGCGGCAACTTTCTTTTCGATCAAGTCGAATAATGTGACGATATCAGCAGAGAATTTTCTAATACCTTCAGCTAACTTTTCAGTAGCCATAGCatcttcattcaattcaaatCTGAAAGtagattcatcatcaatgaaagaaacctttggaatattttccttcttgGCAGAAGCAACATCTAGAACTCTTGGGACTGGTTCTTGGCtgtttaataattcatctaataaaCTTGGGGAGATAGTCAAGAAATCGACACCAGCCAAGTtcttaatttcatcaacatTTCTAAAGGAGGCACCCATAACAATGGTTTTATAGTCGTATTTCTTGTAATAGTTATAAATCTTCTTGACAGATAAGACACCTGGATCATTTCTACCGGTGTAGGTTTCACCAGTCTTAGCCTTGTGCCAATCCATAATTCTACCAACGAATGGAGAGATTAAAGTGACATTAGCTTCAGCACAGGCAACAGCTTGACTGAATGAGAATA encodes:
- the SEN34 gene encoding tRNA splicing endonuclease subunit SEN34 (similar to Saccharomyces cerevisiae SEN34 (YAR008W); ancestral locus Anc_4.116), whose protein sequence is METTVVEGERKDFEPVTINILINKDEQSTISALVFDLEDIKKLRQIGICGILTGTLPSASQQNTFLSIPLRLMVEEVLWLHFNGYCHLRPLNGPISQNVVDTIKTRAEDLYTTSIARIEFLYELQRQYKREEHLKKLEKLGLLNKNVKEGQEDNLNSKLLESSLFVQTSNASSILQDFSMQLDDKFIINWLISNSSSWNNYLLFKSLKDQKYILAPGSRFGGKFIAYPGDPLRYHSHLTVQNAIDYYNEPIDMLSLIRGSRLGTTVKKLWVVGGVKGDIEEEPSTEVDSTSKEKNGRVSFFSIEWAAFG